The window AATCCGTGAAGCAGCAGGACGGCCCTCTCTCCGCCCTCAAATGTAAATGGTTTTGGTGTGACTTTTTTCATGATGTAAAACCTCTCCTTGCCTTTTAAAATTAATCGATATGTATGAAGATTAGAAATTGAAATCGGACGAACCACTCTTAACTTATTTTTAACAGAGTGTAAGAAAACATTCCACCAATCCGCTTAATGGTGGTGGATAGAAAAAACGGCCGACTCAAAAACAAAGAGCCGGACACACCGCTTGTCTCTCCATGGATCATGTCCATGATGAGAAATGGCAAGAGGGTGCCAGGCACTTTTGAGTCAGCCTTATTTTAAATCGCGTAAACCTTACAATCCAAAGTATGCAACTGCAATGGTCAAAACGAAAAATAACACAGAAAGTACAACGGTCACTCGATGAAGGACCAAATCAAGACCACGAGCTTTTTGCTTGCCGAAAAGCTGTTCCGCCCCACCGGAAATGGCGCCGGACAATCCTGCACTCTTTCCAGATTGCAATAGAACAACGACAATTAAACTGATTGCATCAATAACCAATAATACCGTTAATAAAGTATGCACGAGTTACTCCTCCTGAAACGAACATAATGATAGTCTAATCTTAACATACAGATAATTCTAGTACAATAACAAAAGCGAAGGCAGAACATTATGCAAGTCCTTTGGTGAAGTTGTGTGCGAAATCTGTAGTTTGAAGTCTTTCTCCTTAGAGAGATTATTTAGATTTGCGAGCGATTCTCTTATTTTGTGCATGAAGCGATTGAGGGCACAATATTATTAAAACTGCCGTGGCGAGCCGCGGCAGACGGACAAATTGGCTGCCGCCTCCTTAATTGCGCGCAATTTTGATTTTTTGCGCCTAAATCAGGATTATTGCGCGTAACTTTCGTTTTTTGCGCCTAAATCCTATTTTTTGCGTCCTTTTCATCCTTTATTGCGCAATGTTCCCTTTCTTATACTTCCCGCATCTTCCCAGCAAAACAAAAAACCAATCCCCGGGCCCAGGGATTGGTCTATTTAAGTTCAATCTTATTAGCGTTTTACGTTATAGAATGTTTTCACGCCAAGATATTGTGCCAAATCAGCCAATTCGTCTTCAATGCGAAGAAGTTGGTTGTATTTCGCAACGCGGTCTGTACGTGATGGAGCACCAGTTTTGATTTGGCCGGCATTTGTCGCTACAGCGATGTCGGCAATTGTGCTGTCTTCTGTTTCACCGGAACGGTGGGAGATGACTGCAGTGTAGCCAGCGCGCTTCGCCATTTCGATTGCATCGAAAGTTTCAGTCAATGTACCGATTTGGTTCACTTTGATCAAGATGGAGTTGCCTACACCTTGCTCGATTCCTTGAGACAATTTATTTGTGTTTGTTACGAATAAATCGTCACCGACCAACTGAACTTTTGTGCCAAGGCGGTCAGTCAATAATTTATGGCCATCCCAGTCGTTTTCATCCAAACCGTCTTCGATGGAGATGATTGGGTATTTAGAAGCCATTTCTTCGTACCAGTCAACCATTTCAGCAGATGAAAGGACTTTGCCTTCGCCCGCAAGATGATATTTGCCGTCTTCTTTGTTGTAGAATTCAGAAGATGCTGCGTCCATAGCAAGCATAACTTCTTCGCCTGGCTTGTAGCCGGCTTTTTCGATTGCTTCGATGATTGTTTGAAGTGCTTCTTCGTTAGAACCAAGGTTTGGAGCGAATCCGCCTTCGTCACCTACAGCAGTGTTTAGGCCTTTTTCTTTTAATACCGCTTTAAGGTTGTGGAAGATTTCTGCGCCCATGCGTACAGCTTCCTTGAATGTAGGTGCTCCTACAGGCATGATCATGAATTCCTGGATATCAACGTTGTTATCAGCATGCTCTCCGCCGTTGATGATGTTCATCATTGGTACTGGAAGCTGCTTGGAGTTGAATCCGCCAAGGTATTGATACAAAGGAACTCCCAAGAAATCTGCTGCTGCACGAGCTGCTGCCATGGAAACACCAAGGATTGCGTTCGCACCCAATTTTCCTTTGTTTTCTGTCCCGTCAAGCTCGATCAACGCTTTGTCGATCCCTACTTGATCTGTTACGTCGAAGCCGATAAGTTCAGGCGCGATCAATTCATTTACGTTTTCAACTGCTTTAAGGACACCTTTTCCTAAGAAACGGTCTTTGTCGCCGTCGCGAAGCTCAACTGCTTCGTATTCACCAGTGGAAGCCCCGGATGGAACCATTGCGCGACCGAATGCGCCTGACATCGTCAATACTTCAACTTCTACTGTTGGGTTACCGCGGGAATCCAATACTTCACGTGCATAAATTTGTTCAATGTATGGCATTTAAATTCTCTCCTTTGATTTTTAAAATTTATTTTTTGATAAGTGTTTGTCCAGTCATTTCTTCTGGCTGTTGAACTTTTAATAAATCAAGCATTGTCGGGGCCAAGTCGCCCAGTTTTCCACCATCGCGGAGCTCTATGCCTTCCTTCGTCACAATGACAGGAACAGGGTTAGTCGTGTGGGCAGTCATTGGATCACCTTCGACTGTCACCACTTCATCTGCATTTCCGTGGTCGGCAGTAATGATCGCAGTTCCGCCTTTTTCATTGATCAAGTCGACAATTTCGCCAAGGCACTCGTCGACCGTTTCAATCGCTTTTACTGTCGGTTCAAGCTTCCCTGAGTGTCCAACCATATCGGGGTTGGCGAAATTCAGGATGATCGCATCAAAGTTATCTTCCTTAATTTCCTTCACCAAGGCATCTTTGACTTCATATGCACTCATCTCAGGCTTTAAATCGTACGTTGCGACTTTTGGAGAATCGATCAGGATTCTTTCTTCGCCAGGGAATTTCTCTTCACGTCCGCCGCTCATGAAGAATGTGACGTGAGGATATTTCTCTGTTTCGGCAATGCGCAATTGCTTCAATCCATTTTGAGAAAGGACTTCCCCTAATGTATTATCCAAGTTCACCGGTTTAAATGCAACATATCCATCCACCGTTTCACTGAAGTGCGTCAAGCAGACAAAGAACAAGTTCTCTGGATGCTTCGGACCGCGGTCGAATGAACGGAAGTCCTTGTTCGTGAACGTATTGGAAATTTGAATGGCACGGTCAGGACGGAAGTTATAGAAAATAACAGCATCATCGTCCTTGATCGTTGCAACCGGCTCACCGTTGTCTTTCGTCATTACAGATGGCAGTACGAATTCATCGTAGATGCCATTTTCATAGGAATCATCGACAAGCTCGATTGGATCTTTGTAATCAGGGCCTTCACCATACACCATCGCGCGGTAGGATTTTTCTACACGCTCCCAGCGCTTGTCGCGGTCCATGGAATAATAGCGCCCGGATAATGTGGCAAATTCACCGACACCGTATTCTTCGAATTTTTCTTGCGTTTGTTTGATGTATTTTTTTGCAGTCTGCGGTCCGACGTCCCGGCCATCAAGGAATCCATGCACATATACCTTTTCAACGCCTTCTTTTGCAGCTAGTCTCAGCAATGCAAATAAATGTTCAATATGGCTGTGGACGCCTCCGTCCGATAATAGACCGAACAAGTGAAGAGCTGTTCCTTTTTCCTTCACATGATTGATCGCATCGAGGAATGTTTGATTTTCGGCAAACTCGCCTTCGCGAATGGCCAGGTTCACCCTTGTCAAACTTTGATACACGATGCGTCCGGCGCCGATATTCAAATGGCCGACTTCGGAGTTGCCCATTTGTCCTTCCGGAAGGCCGACCGCTTCACCGCATGCCGTCAATGTGTTATGCGGATAGTTGTTCCAATAACGGTCAAAGTTCGGTTTTTTTGCATGTGCGACTGCATTTCCTTTTTCTTCATCGCGGAATGCAAATCCATCCAGGATAATTAATGCTACAGGAGATTTACTCATTCTTACCTGCCTCCAATAATTGCAGGAAGGATTGTGCTTCAAGGCTTGCGCCGCCCACTAAAGCTCCATCGATATCGGATTGTGCCATATATTCCTTGATGTTGTTTGGCTTTACGCTGCCGCCGTATTGGATACGGAGTGCATCAGCTGCTTCTTGAGAAAAGCTTTCAGCCACAACTTGGCGGATATGTGCACAAACTTCATTGGCATCATCTGAAGTGGAGGATTTTCCAGTTCCGATTGCCCAGATAGGTTCATACGCGATGACAGTCTGTTTCACTTGATCTTCTGAAAGGCCTGCCAATGCTTTTTTCACTTGTGAGCCGACGATTTCTTTAGTTTCATTATTTTCTCTTTGCTCAAGCGTTTCACCGACACATGCAATCGGAGTCAAGTCATAGTTAAATGCAGCTAGGACTTTCTTGTTTACCGTCTCGTCCGTTTCGTTGAACATTTCTCGGCGCTCTGAATGTCCGATGATGACATATTTAACACCAAGATCTTGAAGTGCTTTCGGGCTGATTTCGCCAGTGAAGGCACCATTCTCTTCAAAATGCATCGTTTGAGCGCCGATTTCCACCGGATAGTCCTTTGTGATATCCACCAATCGCTCTAAAAACAGAGCAGGCGCACAAATGACTGTGTCCACTTGTTCATTGGATGGAGCTAATCCGTTTACTTCTTCAGCAAAGGATTTCGCTTCGGATAACGTTTTATTCATTTTCCAGTTTCCAGCAATAATAGGTTTACGCATGGGTGAAATCATCCTTTCTGGTTGGAATATTATTTATCGTCAAGAGCCGTAACGCCAGGAAGTTCTTTCCCTTCCATAAATTCAAGGGATGCGCCACCACCTGTTGAAATATGGCTCATTTTGTCTGCAAGGCCGAATTTTTCTACAGCTGCTGCTGAGTCTCCTCCGCCAATGACAGAATATGTATCTGTGGCATCAGCTAAAGCTTGAGCGACTGCTTTCGTTCCGTTTGCAAATGCTTCCAGTTCGAAAACGCCCATTGGTCCATTCCAGATGACCAATTTAGAGCTTTGAATCACATCTTTATAAAGCTCGCTTGTTTCTGGTCCGATGTCCAATGCTTCCCAGTCGGAAGGGATTTGATCGATTGCGACAACCTTCTTGTTTGCATCGTTTGAGAAGTCATCAGCTACAACGACATCTTTCGGCATATAGAACTTGACGCCTTTTTCCTTCGCTTTTTCCATAAAGGATTTCGCAAGATCGATTTTGTCTTCTTCTAAAAGGGATTTACCCACTTCATGGCCTTGTGCTTTTACGAATGTATAAGCCAAGCCGCCGCCGATGATGAGGTTATCCACTTTTTCAAGCAAATTATCGATGACGCCGATTTTATCTTTTACTTTTGCCCCGCCGATGATGGCTGTGAATGGACGCTCAGGGTTGGAAAGTGCTTTGCCGAGCACATCCAGCTCCTTCTCCATCAATAAGCCTGCAACGGACGGAAGATCATTTGCAATACCTTCAGTTGATGCATGTGCACGGTGGGCTGCACCGAAAGCATCATTGACATATACATCCGCAAGCTCAGCAAAAGCCTTCGCCAACTCCGGATCATTCTTTTCTTCACCAGGGTAGAAACGAACATTTTCAAGAAGAAGGATATCTCCTTCGCTCATTTCGTCGATTTTGGATTGAACGGATGGTCCATGGGCTTCATCCGCTTTTTTCACATCTTTCCCCATCAACTCGCCTAAACGTGCTGCAACAGGTGTAAGGCGCAAATCTTCGACAACCTGCCCTTTTGGACGTCCTAAATGGCTGGCAAGAATAACTTTTGCACCTTGCTCTGATAAGTATTGAATCGTTGGGATTGCTGCGCGGATCCTTGTTTCATCCGTGACTTGTCCATCTTTCATCGGAACGTTGAAATCGACACGGCAAAAAACGCGTTTACCTTTCACATCAATATCTTTGACTGATTTCTTATTCATTGCTGAAGGACCTCCTTATACGGGGGCTTTCCCCTGATTAAATGAGAAAAAGGAGAGAGGGGAATCCTCCCCGCTCCCCTTTTATCCCTTTCATTATAGATGTTGGGATAGCTTTTATCCAACAAAAACCCTAAAATGGTGTCACATTCGTGAGATTAGGATAACACTTTGAAAGTCGTTTCTTACAGACCTTTTTTAGCGATGTAGTCAACTAAGTCTACTACACGAGTGGAGTAGCCAGTTTCGTTGTCATACCAAGAAAGAACTTTTACCATGTTGTCTTCAAGAACCATAGTAGAAAGTGCATCGATTGTAGAAGAAGCATTGTTGCCGTTATAGTCAACAGATACTAATGGCTCTTCGCTGTAAGCAAGAACTCCTTTAAGGTCGCCTTCAGCCGCTTCTTTGAATGCTGCGTTTACTTCGTCAGCTGTAACAGTTTTGTCAAGCTCAGCAACCAAGTCAACAACAGAAACGTTAGGAGTTGGTACACGCATAGCCATACCGTTCAATTTGCCTTTAAGTTCAGGCAATACAAGCGCAACAGCTTTTGCAGCACCAGTAGTTGTAGGGATGATGTTCTCAGCAGCCGCACGAGCACGACGATAGTCTTTATGTGGCAAGTCTAAGATCTGCTGGTCATTTGTGTAAGAGTGAACTGTCGTCATCATTCCGCGTTTTACACCGAATTTTTCATTCAATACTTTCGCGAATGGTGCTAAGCAGTTAGTTGTACAAGAAGCGTTTGAGATAACATGATGGCTTGCAGCATCATATTTATCTTCGTTAACACCCATTACGATTGTGATATCTTCTTCTTTAGCCGGAGCAGAGATGATAACTTTTTTCGCACCTGCATCAAGATGTTTCGCTGCATCTGCACGGTTAGTGAAGCGGCCTGTAGATTCAACCACTACTTCTACACCAAGGTCTCCCCAACCAAGTTGAGCTGGATCGCGTTCAGCCAAAACTTTGATTGATTTGCCGCCGACTACTAATGTATCACCGTCAACAGTAACCTCTTGGTCTAATTTCCCGTGTACTGTATCATATTGAAGTAAGTGAGCAAGCATGTTTGCATCAGTTAAATCGTTAACTGCAACAACCTCTACGTTAGGATTGTTTAAGCTTGCGCGGAATACGTTGCGTCCGATACGTCCAAAACCGTTAATACCAATTTTTACTGCCATGAATAACTTCCTCCTTCAAATGTTTAAGGATGTATTTTGTTTAAATCTATTTCAAAAGGGATTACCCTTTTAAAAGCTCTCTTGCCGCTCCTTCATCGGTGATCAGCACCGAAGCATGTGGAGCACTTCTTAAGTATGAACGAATTGCCTTTGCTTTAGAGGCGCCGCCCGCTACAGCAATGACATGCTCTGTCTTGGCTAAATCCTTGAGTTGGAGCCCGATCGTCTTCACTTTGTGGACGACTTCCCCTTCTTCATTGAAATAATAGCCAAACGCTTCTCCAACAGCTTTTGCTTCGATAATCTTGTTCATGTTCTCCTGGTTGGTTTTCCTTCTTTCAGCCATAGTGATAGCATCACCAATTCCATGTAAAACCATGTTGGCCGATGAAATTAAATTCAGGACGTCCTTGATGGCCGGCTCTCTCATAAATGACTGATAGACTTCCTTGCTGACCTCATCCGGTACATAGAGCACCCGATGTTTGGCGCCAGTCTGCTCTGCCATCTTGGCGCAGATCGTATTGGCCTGGTTTTTGACATCCTCGCCGATCCCGCCTCTTGCAGGAACAAACAGGACTTCTTTTTGAGTGAAGTCAGGAGTCAATGTTTCGGCGACCGCCGCCATTGTCGTCCCGCCTGTTACAGCGATGATATTTTTTCCAATCAACCGTTTTTTCATACTTACTGCACAAGCTCTTCCTAATTCTTCTTTCACCCATGGCGTGGAATCACTATTACCGGGAACGATGACAACATCTTGAAGCTGCATCCGTTTTTTGATTTGAGCTTCCATTTCGTTAATACCCGAAATTTCCCTCATTATGTCTTCCATTTTCTCCAAAATCATCAATCCATCTGGTGTCATTGACATTCCTGATGTTTTCACTTCGATAAGATTTTGATCTTTGAGAAAATCAACTTCGGACCTTAGCACCCTTTCAGTCAGGCTAAGCGTTTGAGCCAAGCTCCTTCTTCCGACCGGGGCCATGAAATGGATGGTCCTTAAAATTTGATAGCGTTTTTGCATAGTTGAGAGCAGGTCAGGCAATAATCTTTTTTGAATGTCAATGATTTGATACATGCAAAAACTCCTTTAATATTTCCTGTTGGACTAAAAAAGTCCCAGCAAGACATATTATGTCCCGCTTACTGCAAAAAAAATTTATCCCTGCTTCAATTCTTATTCTAGCAAGGATAAAAACGTAATTCAACTAAGAAATATCAACATTTCTGATGTAAACGGTTACTTATAACAATTGGGTCAATTTGGCCATACTGGATAATTTCCCCTTCGATTTCCACTACAGGGATCAACAACCCGAATCGTTCTGTCAAGTCATCGCTTCCTTCGATATCCACTTCATTTATATTGAAATCATGGTGATCTTTCAAAAGCTCCAAAATCACTTTTGCATCCCTGCATAAAGAGCATTGTTCCCTTGTATAAAAAGTAATCTCCTGCTTCAACCCATACACCTTCTATTCATCGAATCTTTTTCGTTTGGAGGAAGAAAGGATCCCAAGCTGATCACGGTACTTTGCAACCGTCCGGCGGGAGACCCTTATTCCTTCCCGCTTCAATTGATCGGCAATCATTTGATCTGAAATTGGCTTGCCTTTATCCTCTTGATCAATCCATTCGGATATCAAGTTTTTAACCGTGTTGGATGAGGTTTGGTCAGCATCTGTCTCAAGCGCTGCAGAGAAAAAGTATTTTAATTCAAATGTCCCGAATGGCGTCTGAATATATTTTTCTCTTACTGCCCGGCTGACTGTCGATTCGTGAACTTGAATTTCCTCCGACATTTGCTTCATTGTCAGCGGCTTCAAATACTTCGATCCTTTCAAGAAGAATTCGCTCTGAAATTCGACCAGTGCCATTCCGACCTTCATCATTGTCTCATGCCGTTGCCGAAGACTTTTCATTAAAAATCGAAAATCCTGTGATTTTTCTTTGATGAAGGATTTCAGCTGCGGATCGCGTATTTTGGATAACTCATGGTAGTATTCTTTTTGAAATTGAATGGCGGGGATTGTCCCATCATTCATCCTCAATTCTATCGAACCGCCAATGACTTGGACTATCAATTCAGGTATGACATAAGGGGAAGGTTCCGTTGAATATTCTGCCCCTGGTCTTGGCGACAACGTCCGAATATAATCTGAAACTTCCTGAATGGACGCCATACTGCAAGAAAGCTTTTTGCTCAAAGGTTTCCACTTCTTTTCGGCGAATTCCTGGAAATGATCCTCGATGATGGCTGCCGCTAAAGGCGGGACGTCCCCTTTCCTTTCAAGCTGCAGCATCAGGCATTCCTGGAGACTTCTTGCCCCCACCCCTGCCGGCTCTAATTGCTGAATCATCCTTAAGCACTGGTTCACTTCCGCAGGCGCTGCATCAGCTGCCCTTTCAATTTCATCCAAGCTAGCGGCCAAATATCCATTCGAATCTAAATTATACAGTAATTGGTTAATGATCATCTTTTGTTTATTTGACAACGCTTTCATTATTAATTGTGAAGAAAGGTAATCTTGTATGGAGGTAGTTTTCCTGGCTACTTGCTCAAGCCATTCTTGTTTTGTTTTATCAGGTTTATGAATTCTGGTTTTGCGAAGGCGGTCGTGGCGCGGGTCCATCAATTGGATATTAGGTGCCTCCATTTGAATGAACGGATTTTCAAGAGCCTTTTGTTCAAGGAACGAAACGAGCTCCTGTGTGGAATATTGTAAAAGTGCAATGGCTTGTGAGAGCTCTTGCGTCATGCTTAATTTCAATGTTTGCTGCTGCCATAAGCCTGCTTTCAAATTCATCATTTTTCACCCCTTTCACCATTTTACAACAGTTTATGCCTTTCGGGTATGGAAATAAATTGTTCCAGGAAACAGTTTCTGTTCTTCACAAGTTGTGCGATGTCGATTTCCGCTGCAGGATGCTCGCTTTCCGAGGGGCCTCACACGAAGTGAGGTCGTTCGATGTTGGCACAGGACAAGGAAAGCTTCGACAGCGACACATCGCACGAAGAAAAATACCTGGCATTTTTCGAGGACGTGCCGACCTTAATCGGACATCCGCCTAATTCATCCTCGCTCCGCTGCGAGGTCTCACCCTGCCCGCTAATCCCTCCGGAGTCTCGCACCTTCCACTCCAATCGTCAACAATAAATATATGGCGTGCAAGATAAACTTTCTGACTCCTCTATTCCTCACTGAAGTTTGCAATATCGACTTGAAACAAACCGCAGTTCATCAATTAGTAAACCATTACCCTCCCTTTTAAAAATGCAAAAAACTGGCTCCATATATGCAGATACTGCAAAATATGGAGCCAGTTGATGTTTTAGAACCGTTTTTTAACGCCCTCGGAGGGAATCGAACCCCCATTTCAAGAACCGGAATCTTACGTGCTATCCATTACACCACGAGGGCACGCGGGAAAGTGTCGTACGATAAATCATTATAATTGAGAATCGGTGCGTTTGCAACAACTTTTCTTGTTTAATTTGGGTATGATTGGGTATGATGGATAGGGGAGAAGCAAAGAAACTGTCGAAAAAAACATAAGTGTTTCGTTTGACCTTTATTGACCATCAGTGTATGATTACAGTACATAAGTTTCACCATTGAAGCTTTTGCTTCTAATAGTACATGAACATTTATATCAAAGGAGGAACAAGGATGAATTTAATTCCTACGGTTATTGAACAAACAAACCGCGGTGAGCGTGCATATGACATCTATTCACGTCTTTTGAAAGACCGCATCATTATGCTGGGAAGCGCAATCGATGATAATGTGGCAAACTCAATCGTTGCCCAGCTTTTATTCTTGGAAGCGGAAAATCCTGAAAAAGACATCTCCATTTACATTAACAGCCCTGGCGGAAGCATCACTGCGGGTATGGCAATCTATGACACGATGCAATTCATCAAGCCTAAAGTATCAACAATCTGTATCGGAATGGCAGCATCAATGGGTGCATTCCTATTGGCAGCCGGTGAAAAAGGCAAGCGCTATGCCCTTCCAAATTCAGAAGTCATGATCCATCAGCCGCTCGGCGGAGCACAAGGCCAAGCGACGGAAATCGAAATCGCGGCAAAACGCATTCTATTCCTTCGTGAAAAACTAAATCAGATCCTTGCCGACCGCACAGGCCAATCGCTTGAAGTAATCGCGAAAGACACAGACCGCGACAACTTCATGACAGCTGAAAGAGCCAAAGAATACGGTTTGATCGATCAAATCATCCAAAAGAACGAACTTGAAAATAATAATAAGTAAGAATATCCGAAACCTCCCTTTAACCGGGGAGGTTTTTTTGCTGTTTGCTTTTCCTGCAAAACCTTAAAAGAAAAAATGGAATGTTTGTTAATGGGGCGTGAAGTACGAGACTCCGGAGGCATCAGCAGATCAGTGAGTCCCTCGAATAGCGAGCAACTTGCAACGGAAATAAACTATATACAATCCTTTATCAATCGATTGAAAATGTTTGTTATCCTTTTTTAAGACTATTCATCATTTGTGGTTGATTGTAGCGAAAGGTGCGAGACTCCTGAGGGATCAGCGGGCTAGGTGAGACCCCGCAGCGAAGCGAGGAGATATTTGGCCGATGTTCGATTAAGTTCGGCACTTCGTGTGCCAACATCGAAC is drawn from Falsibacillus albus and contains these coding sequences:
- the eno gene encoding phosphopyruvate hydratase, which encodes MPYIEQIYAREVLDSRGNPTVEVEVLTMSGAFGRAMVPSGASTGEYEAVELRDGDKDRFLGKGVLKAVENVNELIAPELIGFDVTDQVGIDKALIELDGTENKGKLGANAILGVSMAAARAAADFLGVPLYQYLGGFNSKQLPVPMMNIINGGEHADNNVDIQEFMIMPVGAPTFKEAVRMGAEIFHNLKAVLKEKGLNTAVGDEGGFAPNLGSNEEALQTIIEAIEKAGYKPGEEVMLAMDAASSEFYNKEDGKYHLAGEGKVLSSAEMVDWYEEMASKYPIISIEDGLDENDWDGHKLLTDRLGTKVQLVGDDLFVTNTNKLSQGIEQGVGNSILIKVNQIGTLTETFDAIEMAKRAGYTAVISHRSGETEDSTIADIAVATNAGQIKTGAPSRTDRVAKYNQLLRIEDELADLAQYLGVKTFYNVKR
- a CDS encoding phosphoglycerate kinase, which encodes MNKKSVKDIDVKGKRVFCRVDFNVPMKDGQVTDETRIRAAIPTIQYLSEQGAKVILASHLGRPKGQVVEDLRLTPVAARLGELMGKDVKKADEAHGPSVQSKIDEMSEGDILLLENVRFYPGEEKNDPELAKAFAELADVYVNDAFGAAHRAHASTEGIANDLPSVAGLLMEKELDVLGKALSNPERPFTAIIGGAKVKDKIGVIDNLLEKVDNLIIGGGLAYTFVKAQGHEVGKSLLEEDKIDLAKSFMEKAKEKGVKFYMPKDVVVADDFSNDANKKVVAIDQIPSDWEALDIGPETSELYKDVIQSSKLVIWNGPMGVFELEAFANGTKAVAQALADATDTYSVIGGGDSAAAVEKFGLADKMSHISTGGGASLEFMEGKELPGVTALDDK
- the gap gene encoding type I glyceraldehyde-3-phosphate dehydrogenase, whose product is MAVKIGINGFGRIGRNVFRASLNNPNVEVVAVNDLTDANMLAHLLQYDTVHGKLDQEVTVDGDTLVVGGKSIKVLAERDPAQLGWGDLGVEVVVESTGRFTNRADAAKHLDAGAKKVIISAPAKEEDITIVMGVNEDKYDAASHHVISNASCTTNCLAPFAKVLNEKFGVKRGMMTTVHSYTNDQQILDLPHKDYRRARAAAENIIPTTTGAAKAVALVLPELKGKLNGMAMRVPTPNVSVVDLVAELDKTVTADEVNAAFKEAAEGDLKGVLAYSEEPLVSVDYNGNNASSTIDALSTMVLEDNMVKVLSWYDNETGYSTRVVDLVDYIAKKGL
- a CDS encoding sugar-binding transcriptional regulator is translated as MYQIIDIQKRLLPDLLSTMQKRYQILRTIHFMAPVGRRSLAQTLSLTERVLRSEVDFLKDQNLIEVKTSGMSMTPDGLMILEKMEDIMREISGINEMEAQIKKRMQLQDVVIVPGNSDSTPWVKEELGRACAVSMKKRLIGKNIIAVTGGTTMAAVAETLTPDFTQKEVLFVPARGGIGEDVKNQANTICAKMAEQTGAKHRVLYVPDEVSKEVYQSFMREPAIKDVLNLISSANMVLHGIGDAITMAERRKTNQENMNKIIEAKAVGEAFGYYFNEEGEVVHKVKTIGLQLKDLAKTEHVIAVAGGASKAKAIRSYLRSAPHASVLITDEGAARELLKG
- a CDS encoding glutaredoxin family protein; the encoded protein is MKQEITFYTREQCSLCRDAKVILELLKDHHDFNINEVDIEGSDDLTERFGLLIPVVEIEGEIIQYGQIDPIVISNRLHQKC
- the clpP gene encoding ATP-dependent Clp endopeptidase proteolytic subunit ClpP, yielding MNLIPTVIEQTNRGERAYDIYSRLLKDRIIMLGSAIDDNVANSIVAQLLFLEAENPEKDISIYINSPGGSITAGMAIYDTMQFIKPKVSTICIGMAASMGAFLLAAGEKGKRYALPNSEVMIHQPLGGAQGQATEIEIAAKRILFLREKLNQILADRTGQSLEVIAKDTDRDNFMTAERAKEYGLIDQIIQKNELENNNK
- the tpiA gene encoding triose-phosphate isomerase codes for the protein MRKPIIAGNWKMNKTLSEAKSFAEEVNGLAPSNEQVDTVICAPALFLERLVDITKDYPVEIGAQTMHFEENGAFTGEISPKALQDLGVKYVIIGHSERREMFNETDETVNKKVLAAFNYDLTPIACVGETLEQRENNETKEIVGSQVKKALAGLSEDQVKQTVIAYEPIWAIGTGKSSTSDDANEVCAHIRQVVAESFSQEAADALRIQYGGSVKPNNIKEYMAQSDIDGALVGGASLEAQSFLQLLEAGKNE
- the rpoN gene encoding RNA polymerase factor sigma-54; amino-acid sequence: MNLKAGLWQQQTLKLSMTQELSQAIALLQYSTQELVSFLEQKALENPFIQMEAPNIQLMDPRHDRLRKTRIHKPDKTKQEWLEQVARKTTSIQDYLSSQLIMKALSNKQKMIINQLLYNLDSNGYLAASLDEIERAADAAPAEVNQCLRMIQQLEPAGVGARSLQECLMLQLERKGDVPPLAAAIIEDHFQEFAEKKWKPLSKKLSCSMASIQEVSDYIRTLSPRPGAEYSTEPSPYVIPELIVQVIGGSIELRMNDGTIPAIQFQKEYYHELSKIRDPQLKSFIKEKSQDFRFLMKSLRQRHETMMKVGMALVEFQSEFFLKGSKYLKPLTMKQMSEEIQVHESTVSRAVREKYIQTPFGTFELKYFFSAALETDADQTSSNTVKNLISEWIDQEDKGKPISDQMIADQLKREGIRVSRRTVAKYRDQLGILSSSKRKRFDE
- the gpmI gene encoding 2,3-bisphosphoglycerate-independent phosphoglycerate mutase, encoding MSKSPVALIILDGFAFRDEEKGNAVAHAKKPNFDRYWNNYPHNTLTACGEAVGLPEGQMGNSEVGHLNIGAGRIVYQSLTRVNLAIREGEFAENQTFLDAINHVKEKGTALHLFGLLSDGGVHSHIEHLFALLRLAAKEGVEKVYVHGFLDGRDVGPQTAKKYIKQTQEKFEEYGVGEFATLSGRYYSMDRDKRWERVEKSYRAMVYGEGPDYKDPIELVDDSYENGIYDEFVLPSVMTKDNGEPVATIKDDDAVIFYNFRPDRAIQISNTFTNKDFRSFDRGPKHPENLFFVCLTHFSETVDGYVAFKPVNLDNTLGEVLSQNGLKQLRIAETEKYPHVTFFMSGGREEKFPGEERILIDSPKVATYDLKPEMSAYEVKDALVKEIKEDNFDAIILNFANPDMVGHSGKLEPTVKAIETVDECLGEIVDLINEKGGTAIITADHGNADEVVTVEGDPMTAHTTNPVPVIVTKEGIELRDGGKLGDLAPTMLDLLKVQQPEEMTGQTLIKK
- the secG gene encoding preprotein translocase subunit SecG gives rise to the protein MHTLLTVLLVIDAISLIVVVLLQSGKSAGLSGAISGGAEQLFGKQKARGLDLVLHRVTVVLSVLFFVLTIAVAYFGL